The segment TCGGAGGGGTGGGGCGATGTAGGGGGCGCCAGCGCGAAAGGGTCTTGCATGGCGGCCATGCTCGCTTCCCCTCAGGCATCCGTAAAGTTGAATTTACTGGCGTCTAAATTCACAATGTCTGATGCGTAACGTCAATCTCGACCAGCTTCAGACCTTGATTGCCATTGCCGACCTGGGCACTTTTGCCGCCGCCGCCCAGGCTCTGCATCTGGCGCCCCCCACGATCAGCCTGCATGTGAAAGAGCTGGAAAGCTGGCTGGCCACGCCGCTGGTGATACGCGGGCGCCGTCTGGCCGAGCTGACGCCGGCCGGCGCGACCCTGGTGGAGGGCGGGCGCAAGCTGCTGGCCGCCAGCGACGATCTGTTCGAGCAGGTGCGGCGCCGTGCCCAGGGGCGCATGGGCCTGGTGCGGGTGGCCGTCTCGGCCGGCGTCAGCACGCGCCTGCTGCCCCTGATGCTGGAGCGCCTGCAGGCCCGCAACCCGGACATCGAGCTTCGTCTCGAGGCCATAGGCTCGGCCGAGGCCATGCGCCGGCTGAAGGCCGGCACGCTGGACCTGGCCCTGGTTGCCAGTCCGCAGCCGCCCATGCCGGAGGTCCAGCTCCAAGCCTGGCGCGTGGACGAGATGGCGGTGCTGGTGCCGGCCGCCTGGAATCCGCCTGAGGCGATCACGCCCCAGTGGCTGGCCGAGCGGCGCTGGGCCAGCTTCACGCCGGCCACCCAGATGCATGGCCTGATCGCGGCCTGGTTTGGCCAGGCGGGTCTCAACCCCAGGCCTTATCTGAGCCTGAGCTATCCGGGGGCGCTCAGAAGCCTGGCGGCGGCCAGCCAGGCCGCAGCCATCCTGCCCCATGAAGAGCTGGCCGATCTGGCCGAGGCTCCCGAGCTGTGCATCCGGCCCATGAGTCCCGTGCTGAGGCGTTCCATG is part of the Shinella sp. XGS7 genome and harbors:
- a CDS encoding LysR family transcriptional regulator, which codes for MRNVNLDQLQTLIAIADLGTFAAAAQALHLAPPTISLHVKELESWLATPLVIRGRRLAELTPAGATLVEGGRKLLAASDDLFEQVRRRAQGRMGLVRVAVSAGVSTRLLPLMLERLQARNPDIELRLEAIGSAEAMRRLKAGTLDLALVASPQPPMPEVQLQAWRVDEMAVLVPAAWNPPEAITPQWLAERRWASFTPATQMHGLIAAWFGQAGLNPRPYLSLSYPGALRSLAAASQAAAILPHEELADLAEAPELCIRPMSPVLRRSMALAIRQSGLSDPALQAVQAVIESFAR